In one Thermococcus sp. 2319x1 genomic region, the following are encoded:
- a CDS encoding HAD family hydrolase, translating to MLRVLIFDVDETLVYYEHYNDGEWFEKWGKKEIEKLGISVDHETYKKMVKGELPRSWVEKLGVNHVEFWKAIDRAKLKYRKWAAEKGLIKAFPDVDALENFKQMGLKLAAVSNASQDCTEFVLELYNLREYFDVILGKDYRYLDGAKPNPYLIKKALDALGVLPGEALVVGDSESDILAAHRAGVRAVQVMRFGKMEGADYYVKDLNELVQLVGSLMDKDL from the coding sequence ATGTTAAGGGTATTAATATTTGACGTCGATGAGACGCTTGTTTATTATGAACACTACAACGATGGGGAATGGTTTGAAAAATGGGGGAAGAAAGAGATAGAAAAACTTGGGATAAGCGTTGACCACGAAACGTACAAAAAAATGGTTAAAGGAGAACTCCCAAGGAGCTGGGTCGAAAAGCTTGGAGTTAATCACGTGGAATTCTGGAAAGCCATAGACAGGGCAAAGCTCAAGTACAGAAAATGGGCCGCAGAAAAGGGATTAATAAAAGCCTTCCCCGATGTGGATGCTTTGGAGAATTTCAAGCAAATGGGCTTAAAACTGGCAGCCGTTAGCAACGCTTCCCAAGATTGCACGGAATTCGTGCTGGAGCTTTATAACTTGAGGGAATATTTTGATGTCATTCTTGGTAAAGACTACAGGTATTTGGATGGCGCCAAGCCGAATCCCTATCTAATCAAAAAAGCCCTCGATGCCCTCGGAGTTCTTCCAGGTGAAGCTTTGGTCGTGGGGGACTCTGAATCAGATATCTTGGCAGCCCATAGGGCTGGCGTTAGGGCCGTTCAAGTGATGAGGTTTGGGAAAATGGAGGGGGCAGACTATTACGTGAAAGATTTGAACGAACTTGTACAGTTAGTGGGCTCATTAATGGATAAGGATTTATAA